A window from Triplophysa dalaica isolate WHDGS20190420 chromosome 3, ASM1584641v1, whole genome shotgun sequence encodes these proteins:
- the pycard gene encoding apoptosis-associated speck-like protein containing a CARD isoform X2 — MSQEEMEEQHPCKDVLRSKKMIYEEKYSEIKAEKTNQDKMRTLFEALNAGGDEVKTAFHKELLKCEPYLFKDLGRNRKRKLSDSECQVETKYKKPNTENERQMNNDFVTPAPQYNVTIVQEQKPVPTTVLLNSPNEPLFQSHGFLNQKFPPIKTERKTLAPKKKKPATEKAKKPPATEKEKKPPATKKEKKPPATQKEKKPPPTKKEKKPPATKKEKKPPATQKEKKPPPTKKEKKPPATQKEKKPPAAKKEKKPPATKKEKKPPATKKEKKPPATKKVKKPPATKKEKKPPATQKEKKPPAAKKEKKPPATKKEKKPPATKKEKKPPATKKVKKPPPTKKVKKPPATKKVKKPPATKKVKKPPAPKKEKKPPAPKK; from the exons ATGAGCCAGGAAGAAATGGAGGAGCAACATCCCTGCAAAG ATGTTTTGAGAAGTAAGAAGATGATATATGAAGAAAAATACTCTGAGATAAAAGCCGAAAAAACCAACCAAGACAAAATGCGAACGCTTTTTGAAGCACTGAATGCTGGAGGAGATGAAGTTAAAACTGCATTTCATAAAGAACTGCTTAAATGTGAACCGTACCTCTTCAAAGATCTGG GTAGAAACAGGAAACGCAAGCTTTCTGATTCTGAATGCCAAGTagagacaaaatataaaa AACCAAATACTGAAAATGAAAGACAAATGAATAACGATTTTGTGACACCAGCACCACAATACAATGTGACCATTGTTCAAGAACAG AAACCTGTGCCAACAACAGTCTTGTTAAATTCACCAAATGAACCACTGTTTCAATCACATGGGTTCCTAAACCAAAAGTTTCCACCAATCAAGACTGAGAGGAAAACCCTGGCAcccaagaaaaaaaaacctgcaaCCGAGAAAGCGAAGAAGCCCCCTGCAACAGAAAAGGAAAAGAAGCCCCCTGCAACCAAGAAAGAGAAGAAGCCCCCTGCAACCCAAAAGGAAAAGAAGCCCCCTCCaacaaagaaagagaagaagccCCCTGCaacaaagaaagagaagaagccCCCTGCAACCCAAAAGGAAAAGAAGCCCCCTCCaacaaagaaagagaagaagccCCCTGCAACCCAAAAGGAAAAGAAGCCCCCTGCAGCCAAGAAAGAGAAGAAGCCCCCTGCaaccaaaaaggaaaagaagCCCCCAGCaaccaaaaaggaaaagaagCCCCCTGCAACCAAAAAGGTAAAGAAGCCCCCAGCaaccaaaaaggaaaagaagCCCCCTGCAACCCAAAAGGAAAAGAAGCCCCCTGCAGCCAAGAAAGAGAAGAAGCCCCCTGCaaccaaaaaggaaaagaagCCCCCAGCaaccaaaaaggaaaagaagCCCCCTGCAACCAAAAAGGTAAAGAAGCCCCCTCCAACCAAAAAGGTAAAGAAGCCCCCTGCAACCAAAAAGGTAAAGAAGCCCCCTGCAACCAAAAAGGTAAAGAAGCCCCCTGCACCCAAGAAGGAGAAGAAGCCCCCTGCACCCAAGAAATAA
- the pycard gene encoding apoptosis-associated speck-like protein containing a CARD isoform X1 — MSQEEMEEQHPCKEAQFVNDNRAALIEKVNSVMHLADVLRSKKMIYEEKYSEIKAEKTNQDKMRTLFEALNAGGDEVKTAFHKELLKCEPYLFKDLGRNRKRKLSDSECQVETKYKKPNTENERQMNNDFVTPAPQYNVTIVQEQKPVPTTVLLNSPNEPLFQSHGFLNQKFPPIKTERKTLAPKKKKPATEKAKKPPATEKEKKPPATKKEKKPPATQKEKKPPPTKKEKKPPATKKEKKPPATQKEKKPPPTKKEKKPPATQKEKKPPAAKKEKKPPATKKEKKPPATKKEKKPPATKKVKKPPATKKEKKPPATQKEKKPPAAKKEKKPPATKKEKKPPATKKEKKPPATKKVKKPPPTKKVKKPPATKKVKKPPATKKVKKPPAPKKEKKPPAPKK; from the exons ATGAGCCAGGAAGAAATGGAGGAGCAACATCCCTGCAAAG AGGCTCAGTTTGTGAATGACAATCGTGCAGCGCTCATTGAAAAGGTTAATTCAGTAATGCATCTGGCAGATGTTTTGAGAAGTAAGAAGATGATATATGAAGAAAAATACTCTGAGATAAAAGCCGAAAAAACCAACCAAGACAAAATGCGAACGCTTTTTGAAGCACTGAATGCTGGAGGAGATGAAGTTAAAACTGCATTTCATAAAGAACTGCTTAAATGTGAACCGTACCTCTTCAAAGATCTGG GTAGAAACAGGAAACGCAAGCTTTCTGATTCTGAATGCCAAGTagagacaaaatataaaa AACCAAATACTGAAAATGAAAGACAAATGAATAACGATTTTGTGACACCAGCACCACAATACAATGTGACCATTGTTCAAGAACAG AAACCTGTGCCAACAACAGTCTTGTTAAATTCACCAAATGAACCACTGTTTCAATCACATGGGTTCCTAAACCAAAAGTTTCCACCAATCAAGACTGAGAGGAAAACCCTGGCAcccaagaaaaaaaaacctgcaaCCGAGAAAGCGAAGAAGCCCCCTGCAACAGAAAAGGAAAAGAAGCCCCCTGCAACCAAGAAAGAGAAGAAGCCCCCTGCAACCCAAAAGGAAAAGAAGCCCCCTCCaacaaagaaagagaagaagccCCCTGCaacaaagaaagagaagaagccCCCTGCAACCCAAAAGGAAAAGAAGCCCCCTCCaacaaagaaagagaagaagccCCCTGCAACCCAAAAGGAAAAGAAGCCCCCTGCAGCCAAGAAAGAGAAGAAGCCCCCTGCaaccaaaaaggaaaagaagCCCCCAGCaaccaaaaaggaaaagaagCCCCCTGCAACCAAAAAGGTAAAGAAGCCCCCAGCaaccaaaaaggaaaagaagCCCCCTGCAACCCAAAAGGAAAAGAAGCCCCCTGCAGCCAAGAAAGAGAAGAAGCCCCCTGCaaccaaaaaggaaaagaagCCCCCAGCaaccaaaaaggaaaagaagCCCCCTGCAACCAAAAAGGTAAAGAAGCCCCCTCCAACCAAAAAGGTAAAGAAGCCCCCTGCAACCAAAAAGGTAAAGAAGCCCCCTGCAACCAAAAAGGTAAAGAAGCCCCCTGCACCCAAGAAGGAGAAGAAGCCCCCTGCACCCAAGAAATAA
- the gpsm2 gene encoding G-protein-signaling modulator 2 isoform X1 has protein sequence MAASSAAVSMPNDNQTVHVHYRMEASCLDLALEGERLCKMGDYRGGVSFFEAAMQVGTEDLQVLSAIYSQLGNAYFHLQDYSKALEFHHHDLTLTRTTGDRLGEAKASGNLGNTLKVLGRFDEAVVCCQRHLDIARELDDMVGQARAFYNFGNVFHAKGKSICWSGAEPGDFPDEVMIALKKAAEYYEANLCIVKELGDRAAQGRTYGNLGNTYYLLGNFRDAMASHEQRLLIAKEFGDRSAERRAYCNLGNACIFLGDFEKAAEHYRKALQLARQLKDLAVEAQACYSLGNTYTLLQDYERAIDYHLKHLIIAQDLNDRIGEGRACWSLGNAHTALGNHDQAMHFAEKHLEISKETGDRTGELTARMNVSDLQMVLGLSYSTNNSVLSERKDIDYDLHGARPKMSRRHSMENLELLKLTPDKISAQKWTSDILFKQPKSTLAKSSSRLSFVNRFRGKKHKLQSSSSKILQDTSNTRETPQNKNGSKDILGDEGFFDLLSRFQSNRMDDQRCAIQDGRSHLFVQSGSSSPPNTPPGTIRKSVSESAATPGQEPFLRLLENAQGKRLDEQRAGIGNSLPGLRTLSEHNNNDSRRMILSQVMASTDATEPDDQFFDMLVKCQGSRLEDQRCAPPPPSSARGPTVPDEDFFSLIMRSQAKRMDEQRVTLPSCR, from the exons GATGGAGGCATCCTGTTTGGACCTGGCTTTGGAGGGGGAACGCCTGTGTAAAATGGGGGATTACAGGGGTGGTGTTTCTTTCTTCGAGGCGGCCATGCAGGTTGGCACAGAAGACCTGCAGGTTCTGAGTGCCATCTATAGTCAACTGGGCAATGCCTACTTTCATCTGCAGGACTACAGCAAAGCTCTGGAGTTCCATCACCATGATCTTACATTAACTAG GACCACTGGGGATCGGCTTGGTGAAGCTAAAGCTAGTGGAAACCTGGGGAACACATTAAAGGTTTTGGGACGCTTTGATGAAGCAGTGGTCTGCTGCCAGAGGCATTTAGATATCGCCAGAGAACTGGACGACATG GTGGGGCAAGCTCgagcattttataattttggaaACGTGTTCCATGCCAAGGGAAAGAGCATTTGCTGGAGTGGGGCGGAGCCCGGAGACTTCCCTGATGAGGTCATGATAGCACTTAAAAAAGCTGCTGAATACTACGA AGCAAACCTGTGTATCGTAAAGGAGCTCGGAGACAGAGCAGCACAGGGAAGGACTTATGGGAATCTAGGGAACACATACTACCTCCTAGGAAACTTTAGGGATGCAATGGCGTCCCATGAGCAG CGTTTGCTCATTGCTAAAGAGTTTGGAGACCGCTCTGCAGAGAGGAGAGCCTATTGCAACCTAGGAAATGCCTGTATATTCCTTGGTGATTTTGAGAAGGCTGCAGAACATTACAG GAAAGCTCTACAGTTAGCACGGCAGCTGAAAGATCTGGCGGTGGAGGCTCAGGCCTGCTACAGTCTGGGTAACACGTACACGCTGCTGCAGGACTATGAGAGAGCCATAGACTACCATCTGAAACATCTCATCATCGCTCAGGACCTCAATGATAG gATCGGTGAAGGTAGGGCCTGCTGGAGTTTAGGGAATGCACATACAGCACTGGGGAATCATGACCAGGCCATGCACTTTGCTGAAAAACACCTGGAAATCTCAAAAGAG ACTGGAGATCGAACTGGTGAACTCACTGCTCGTATGAACGTCTCAGATCTTCAGATGGTGCTTGGCCTCAGTTACAGCACAAACAATTCTGTCCTTTCGGAGAGAAAAGACATCGACTACGACCTGCATG GAGCGAGACCCAAGATGAGCAGACGGCACAGTATGGAGAACCTAGAGCTGCTGAAACTCACACCTGACAAAATCAGC GCTCAGAAGTGGACAAGTGACATTCTCTTCAAGCAGCCCAAATCCACACTGGCCAAGTCGTCATCAAGACTCTCCTTTGTCAATCGTTTCCGAGGAAAGAAACACAAACTGCAGAGCAGCTCCAGTAAAATCCTGCAGGACACAAGCAACACAAGAGAAACTCCTCAGAACAAA AATGGCagtaaagatattttaggaGACGAGGGCTTCTTTGACCTGCTGAGTCGTTTTCAGAGCAACAGGATGGATGACCAGAGGTGTGCAATACAGGATGGGAGGAGCCATCTGTTTGTTCAATCTGGCTCTTCTTCTCCACCCAACACACCACCTGGAACCATCAGGAAAT CGGTCTCAGAGTCTGCTGCAACTCCAGGTCAGGAGCCGTTTCTCAGGCTGTTGGAGAACGCTCAGGGCAAGAGGCTGGACGAGCAGAGGGCAGGAATAGGCAACAGTTTGCCTGGCCTGCGCACACtatctgaacacaacaacaatgATAGTAGACGGATGATCCTCAGTCAGGTCATGGCTAGCACGGATGCCACTGAACCCGACGATCAGTTCTTCGACATGCTTGTCAAGTGTCAG GGGTCTCGTCTGGAAGATCAACGCTGTGCTCCTCCTCCTCCCTCTTCTGCTCGAGGACCCACCGTCCCAGATGAAGACTTCTTCAGTCTCATTATGCGCTCACAGGCCAAAAGGATGGATGAGCAGAGAGTCACACTGCCCTCCTGCCGCTGA
- the gpsm2 gene encoding G-protein-signaling modulator 2 isoform X2 yields the protein MEASCLDLALEGERLCKMGDYRGGVSFFEAAMQVGTEDLQVLSAIYSQLGNAYFHLQDYSKALEFHHHDLTLTRTTGDRLGEAKASGNLGNTLKVLGRFDEAVVCCQRHLDIARELDDMVGQARAFYNFGNVFHAKGKSICWSGAEPGDFPDEVMIALKKAAEYYEANLCIVKELGDRAAQGRTYGNLGNTYYLLGNFRDAMASHEQRLLIAKEFGDRSAERRAYCNLGNACIFLGDFEKAAEHYRKALQLARQLKDLAVEAQACYSLGNTYTLLQDYERAIDYHLKHLIIAQDLNDRIGEGRACWSLGNAHTALGNHDQAMHFAEKHLEISKETGDRTGELTARMNVSDLQMVLGLSYSTNNSVLSERKDIDYDLHGARPKMSRRHSMENLELLKLTPDKISAQKWTSDILFKQPKSTLAKSSSRLSFVNRFRGKKHKLQSSSSKILQDTSNTRETPQNKNGSKDILGDEGFFDLLSRFQSNRMDDQRCAIQDGRSHLFVQSGSSSPPNTPPGTIRKSVSESAATPGQEPFLRLLENAQGKRLDEQRAGIGNSLPGLRTLSEHNNNDSRRMILSQVMASTDATEPDDQFFDMLVKCQGSRLEDQRCAPPPPSSARGPTVPDEDFFSLIMRSQAKRMDEQRVTLPSCR from the exons ATGGAGGCATCCTGTTTGGACCTGGCTTTGGAGGGGGAACGCCTGTGTAAAATGGGGGATTACAGGGGTGGTGTTTCTTTCTTCGAGGCGGCCATGCAGGTTGGCACAGAAGACCTGCAGGTTCTGAGTGCCATCTATAGTCAACTGGGCAATGCCTACTTTCATCTGCAGGACTACAGCAAAGCTCTGGAGTTCCATCACCATGATCTTACATTAACTAG GACCACTGGGGATCGGCTTGGTGAAGCTAAAGCTAGTGGAAACCTGGGGAACACATTAAAGGTTTTGGGACGCTTTGATGAAGCAGTGGTCTGCTGCCAGAGGCATTTAGATATCGCCAGAGAACTGGACGACATG GTGGGGCAAGCTCgagcattttataattttggaaACGTGTTCCATGCCAAGGGAAAGAGCATTTGCTGGAGTGGGGCGGAGCCCGGAGACTTCCCTGATGAGGTCATGATAGCACTTAAAAAAGCTGCTGAATACTACGA AGCAAACCTGTGTATCGTAAAGGAGCTCGGAGACAGAGCAGCACAGGGAAGGACTTATGGGAATCTAGGGAACACATACTACCTCCTAGGAAACTTTAGGGATGCAATGGCGTCCCATGAGCAG CGTTTGCTCATTGCTAAAGAGTTTGGAGACCGCTCTGCAGAGAGGAGAGCCTATTGCAACCTAGGAAATGCCTGTATATTCCTTGGTGATTTTGAGAAGGCTGCAGAACATTACAG GAAAGCTCTACAGTTAGCACGGCAGCTGAAAGATCTGGCGGTGGAGGCTCAGGCCTGCTACAGTCTGGGTAACACGTACACGCTGCTGCAGGACTATGAGAGAGCCATAGACTACCATCTGAAACATCTCATCATCGCTCAGGACCTCAATGATAG gATCGGTGAAGGTAGGGCCTGCTGGAGTTTAGGGAATGCACATACAGCACTGGGGAATCATGACCAGGCCATGCACTTTGCTGAAAAACACCTGGAAATCTCAAAAGAG ACTGGAGATCGAACTGGTGAACTCACTGCTCGTATGAACGTCTCAGATCTTCAGATGGTGCTTGGCCTCAGTTACAGCACAAACAATTCTGTCCTTTCGGAGAGAAAAGACATCGACTACGACCTGCATG GAGCGAGACCCAAGATGAGCAGACGGCACAGTATGGAGAACCTAGAGCTGCTGAAACTCACACCTGACAAAATCAGC GCTCAGAAGTGGACAAGTGACATTCTCTTCAAGCAGCCCAAATCCACACTGGCCAAGTCGTCATCAAGACTCTCCTTTGTCAATCGTTTCCGAGGAAAGAAACACAAACTGCAGAGCAGCTCCAGTAAAATCCTGCAGGACACAAGCAACACAAGAGAAACTCCTCAGAACAAA AATGGCagtaaagatattttaggaGACGAGGGCTTCTTTGACCTGCTGAGTCGTTTTCAGAGCAACAGGATGGATGACCAGAGGTGTGCAATACAGGATGGGAGGAGCCATCTGTTTGTTCAATCTGGCTCTTCTTCTCCACCCAACACACCACCTGGAACCATCAGGAAAT CGGTCTCAGAGTCTGCTGCAACTCCAGGTCAGGAGCCGTTTCTCAGGCTGTTGGAGAACGCTCAGGGCAAGAGGCTGGACGAGCAGAGGGCAGGAATAGGCAACAGTTTGCCTGGCCTGCGCACACtatctgaacacaacaacaatgATAGTAGACGGATGATCCTCAGTCAGGTCATGGCTAGCACGGATGCCACTGAACCCGACGATCAGTTCTTCGACATGCTTGTCAAGTGTCAG GGGTCTCGTCTGGAAGATCAACGCTGTGCTCCTCCTCCTCCCTCTTCTGCTCGAGGACCCACCGTCCCAGATGAAGACTTCTTCAGTCTCATTATGCGCTCACAGGCCAAAAGGATGGATGAGCAGAGAGTCACACTGCCCTCCTGCCGCTGA